In a single window of the Ignavibacteria bacterium genome:
- a CDS encoding lipocalin-like domain-containing protein: MIKEKFLGRWKLKSVIVRHEDTIIYPFGRHVKAILFYDEKYMSAQIMMPHDLPLEQMPEKKLKLKDLAWALKNLGYMGYFGPYEIDEEKHVIKHHVEGAIVQSLVGGTEVRKYRFEHGEMILSAGPMELRWMRA, encoded by the coding sequence ATGATAAAAGAGAAATTTTTAGGCAGGTGGAAGCTTAAATCAGTAATTGTTCGCCATGAAGATACCATTATTTACCCATTCGGCAGACATGTAAAAGCAATTTTATTTTATGATGAGAAATATATGTCAGCGCAGATAATGATGCCGCATGACCTTCCGCTTGAGCAAATGCCTGAAAAGAAGCTTAAACTGAAAGATCTCGCATGGGCTTTAAAGAACCTGGGTTATATGGGATATTTCGGTCCTTACGAAATAGACGAAGAAAAACATGTAATCAAGCATCATGTTGAAGGAGCCATAGTCCAGAGTCTGGTTGGGGGCACAGAAGTGCGTAAATACCGGTTTGAGCATGGCGAAATGATACTTTCAGCGGGACCAATGGAGCTTAGGTGGATGAGGGCTTAA